Genomic segment of Gigantopelta aegis isolate Gae_Host chromosome 10, Gae_host_genome, whole genome shotgun sequence:
CAGTAAGTATTGAGGTCTATTAGTTAAAGCCAAaggatgtttcttttgttttgataATTTCCACACATTTATGCATCAGGTCTTCATTGATGACGAGAGATTTTCCTATTACTTGAAGTTTAGAATGCTTTTCTTGATGATTTCTACACATTCCTGCATCTGTTCTTCGGTGATGATGAGAGGTGGTGAAAACCGGATAATATCACCGTGAGTTGGCTTGGCAAGCAGGCCGTTATCCCGCAGTTTGAGACAAACATCCCAAGCATTCCAATctgaaacagaaataaaatacttcttttaTGAAAGTACTAATACACTTactctctttcttctctctctctctctctcgctctctctctcggaCACACTCATGTTTACAGTTCAAGACCACTACATCCCTCTGCCCCCCTCACCCCATCTCCGACACACTCATATTATGTTTACAATTCAAGATCACTACAccacctccctctctctctctgtctctctccctgcctctctgtctctctcccttcctctctctgtctctctccctgtctctctccctgcctctctctctctctctctctctctctctctctctctctctctctctctgtctctctgtctctgtctcacacacactcatattAAGTGTACAGTTCAAGTACACTACACTGATTTCTCTCCGATAtatggatataaataaaatataaacaagttCTTGATCAAAACCAGAGCAGGAAGACATTATAGTTGATATTAGTATTGAAATGTAAAGTAGCATAGTTATATGTTACTTTACATTTCAATACTAAtatcaacattattttttttggtctcAGCCTGAACTTACTAGGGTTGATGACAATTGCGTTTAATAATCCTTTTCCACGCACAATGCTCACAACTTCTTTAGGCAATGTTGACAGCTCTTGTCGCATTAATGCACCCATTTTCTCAGAATTCTCGGCCAAATTTTCTTCTTCAAGAACCtacgtttaaaaaaacaaatcatcttCACACTAGTAATTCATctgttaattaaattattaaaaaaatacagtaaTACAAAGTAACCAATTTGACAAAATactgtaagcctagttttgcatgtaaatgCAAATCCACGACTATAAATCAcaattcatacatgtatgtatgtatgtagtaaaaataacagtttgaaatataaatatttcattttctttcgtcCTTACACTAATTCATCATCCACATGTAAACATTCAATGGGTGTAACTCCTAGTCTAaagtaaacttacgatgttttgtgaaattggcttcTGCAAGGTACATGTAAggtaatctaattaaaattagctccactattatatgtggatctaacagcagcccattggagctcatgtccagttgacctttcattcgaccaatcaaaaccttacatGCAAAaccatgccagtgatttgaaaagaatttgaaaacattcgggattatgccaagggtatacgaaatgattcaggtgaattacaaagtatgccggaaactaatttcaatataaaattttatataaaatataaagatgGAAACTCTTTACACAGTTATGATCTCACTTTGAAATATTTGGTTTCTATATagtaaatattagtacagataTTCAGTATCAGAGTATCACCACATTAAACAATCAGAGGATAATGTAAATAGGTAACCAGTTTACAGACAGTTCATAAATTTATACAAGACTATTTATTGCTGATGTCCAGCTTTAGACAGACATATACTAACAGCACACACAAAGATAAAGAAACAGAGATACAGACATGTGGATTATCTATGTTACCTCTAGAGCGGCCACGGCTACTTTAGCTGCGAGAGGATTGCCACCAAAGGTGGATCCATGCTCCCCGGGTTTCATGGTCAACATCACTGGATCATCAGCAAGTACGACAGAAATCTGGACAGAGACAAAACAGCACATCTTAAAACAGTCAAACTCAATCACAAATAGgatctaatacatgtatatataaaaataggtAAGCACAGTAGCTGAAAATAAAACTTCAATATATTTTAGATTTTGAGAAATATtaaagtttctttgttttgtttaacaactccactagaacacattgatttattaatcatcggctattggatgtcaaacacatggtcattttgacagtcatagagaggaaacccgcaacatttttccattagttgcaagggatcttttatatgcatcatcccacacaggatagcacataccatggcctttgatataccagtcacggtgcactggctggaacaagaaatagcccaatgggcccaatgatggggatcgatctgagacaccagggtttctgccagagggtaaaatgggtatggcgccatacccaaatatttttgcagattctatattttttgttaaccgtttgacaaaattaattaatcttatcattactgtatgattttcttaaccctaaccctaaacttaacccattttctttcggGGGGAGATCCCCCATAcccactgttgactgtggttgaaATCAATTCCacagtgccatacccaaaaatttctttctggcagaaacactggacACATATACGGTAGTATTGATTGTGTTATTTTagataaaaacatatatatatttctggaaAACAGAATGGTACTTCTAAAACCATTTATTGAAGAACATGAAACGTAATACCCTGAAGGAAAACCAATTTTCTGGCCCCAGGCCAAGCAGTAAGCTGAGAACGGTGGTTCAGGTCACCACGTGTCAAGACAGTCGACAAAACAGTATTTCGTTAtccacaaaatgttttgaaaaaaaatagcaCCGCGTAAATTTTGATTAATTGGGCGTTacttaaatataaattacacaaacacatatcaTTGCAACAAGAATAGTGATAATAACAGATAACTCGGCATGATTTAAGAAATAATTGTAAACTTCATAAATGTGTCACAACCTATGAATTATCAGGCCTATAATTCATtgtacaagtacatgtaacCTGTGCATGGGTTAAGAGGCACTATGCTATATTTCTTATGACTCAAGACCGTTACAGTAATAAGTCTTGCCCATAGGCCTACAGATGACTTATGACACGGATTAGTAAACTGCAGACTAGCAGGAGAGAACATCTGTTTCATGTGAAGCCTCTCTATACTGGACACCCATGgaactaattaaaatgtctggttttaagaggtaactggtttagagaggttgtTATGTACTGATGTTTTAAACAGGGAATACgaaaaacatttgattttgagggaattccggtttactgagggtccagttttgtGGGCATTCACTGTAAGCCAGTTTCTATGGCCTATAACCACTAGGTAAGTTGATTTGGATCaaaagaaacattaaaaaatcCATAATTACCGGCAGGATTCCACCTGACAGTGCCTTGCCGAGAATGACAATGTCGGCCCGCACATTTTCATGGTCAACAGCAAGTCTCCTGAAACAACAAATGTGTTGCTGTAAGTAATCTACCAGATGAGCTATTTCACCAGGACTCATTCTGAAAAGGATTTCTGCTTTGGCCAAGTGTCAAGTCTTTGGAGAATTGTTAAGAGAAAACAGGTAATTTATTAgtcaatgtttataaaaattagTGATACCTAGAATTTGATCTATAATACTGAAGGATACATAGAACAATTAACCTAGTACCAAAAGTACATCAGTATAAACTGTCTTCGAAATGACACCAAAATTGCCTTTTTTCtacttaaaacataaataaatttatatttggcataaaaaaaacaacaacccaacaacataGATTGTTGACACCCAAACTTTGGTTACATACCCTAATTTTACTGATACATATCCATTTTCAAACAATTTTCAAATGacagcatacatgtacattgtaccaCATACTATTACTCAATTCTTAGAAGTCAGTCACAATAACAAATAACTTCAAAAGACtgagttatttaaatactacaccAGTGAAACAAATTCAGcattttatgtaaattttataattaaaaaaccccttACTGTTAAACTGGGGTAAATAATATGAAGCAGTTATACATAGTAAGAATACAGCTGTTACAAATAGCAGGGACAGAAGAAATGATTTTATGCTACCTAAAACCCAATCACATGAATacacataatattaaatataaaatattaaaaagaagaaacaactGATGCCTTATGTAACtatacatagaaatatatgaagagttcaggcgcaaaacgcgatacatccatttttcattttcagtaaaaatgggttttttaattggcgtatatcacgttttgataaaaaaaaacgggatttacccaatacaatttcataaggatcaatcacgttttgcagcaaatcagcgggcctacaattagcccttactgacatacaataagggctttaactaaaaactaggaagaaaatggtttatatcgcgttttgcgcctgaactcttcatatgtattatataactgtgcgattttggtttaaaaaatttaagtgttataaggactccctgtttgcaaatcttCAGAACCCGccaccaacccagcgagccctgccatgcgtctccagtagaacagaagatacgctaaatgttttgcatgaaaccatggaaaagatccctattcaagactgtggtttcccaggattttgagacattttaaagaatcaatgtaatttgtacaaataatgttTATGAGCCATGAAggctcgtatgctagccaagctagagagtcctatgtGATTTTTGCGAGCCTCAGGATCccggactctcctcaaaatcgcaCAATGATATAATATGCAGCATGAAGCAGTGACAACAAATGTTTCAACATGCTACAGCAAGTGACATGACTTACTTTCCCGTCCTAGCCAGTCCAGTCTGTACCTCATCAACAATCCAAAGCACATTATACTTGGAACAGAGTTCTCTGACCTTCTTCAGATAGCCATCAGAGGGCACCACCACTCCTGCCTCTCCTTGGATTGGTTCAACCATGAATGCACAAGTGTTTGGGTCGCTGAGCACTTTCTGATGgtcaaacaatattattataacatttatcCTTCAATCAGTATATTGTCAGGATAAtatgactagataaatttctttattatcccaGCGGTCACTCTAAATgtggaaaaatatttttcatattttctcagtgggaaatattctgcattggttcaacgaacaatactattggacgatttgacacTTACAAAACCAATGatcttgtcggtactaaatatgacgttatcacgatttggcaaacacacacaatgacatcaCTTAGTGTAAAGACTTTGTGTTTACGGCTCTCTGTTTTCtgtgttaaatttgtaataaaacgtcatttcaatgtaatttgttacatatatatatatatatatataaacagaataaacagaactttggtttttgtaaattatataagaacatgattaaaatacaaagttaaagcaatactcagaacagtgtgttTACATTGTCTCTATATAggctacatgtacatttacgtatatcaaaaataaaatgtttttagagaaaaatatagctaggtaataaatagaataacaaacttggtaccacttacattattaaatttatgttcctcgtgaaataatattcattttttaCTTGCTAAAGCTTGAGACAAGTGAAAATTGTGTCACtctggacataaatttgataataactggtaacttgtttattatcctctatttatttttggtttctgACCATGATCTTATGCTTCCAACCCAAAATCAGAAAGTTGTGGAATCACTGCAATATAATGGAACCTTCAGATAACTGCACACATTTACTgagaaaaattaattattatgtttcaGTAAATTAATTTGATCATTAGAAAGGAATACTCAAATTATTTTACCAATAGTAACGCGACAATTTATCTTAATTAACagacatgtattttaaatgtattatttcatCTTTTCAATGGCACAAGAATTATTGCACCAATAGTAAGTTTCTATCATCACACTGTCCCAAGTTgacagactaagcccacagctaaaagctaaCGAGAATCAAATCACaagtgtgtggcacggatagccacaacaGACCAGCACCTgttgcggttggagagacaaggactgggatgttgaggtggacagcgaaagaagttgaaagataggaggagttgccagatcgggaagaaatgagatgaaattcaaaggagtaaaaggaaaggggagagtgggggggggggggggggaaaataAGAACAAAAAGAGAGCTGTGTAACTTTACGATGTTTTGAGGTGCAGCCAAAGCCTACTGTATACAGGATTAACTGACATAAACTGTATGCTTGTGACTAAATTAATGCAGCATTTATATTAGAGGTTTCAACATCTATTGTTTAGAATTAACATTTGGGTGAGAAGAACtgtgttttgtgtaacaacaccactagagcacattgattaattaaccatcggctattggaggtcaaacatttagtcattctgactcatagtcagaggaaatccgctacatttttcctaatgcagcaagggatctttttatacgcactttcccacagacaggaaaacacataccacggcctttgtccagctgcggtgcactggttggaacaagaaaagaaaaaacaatcagctgaatggatccaccgaggtggttcgatcctgcaatacaatcacctcaagcaagcactcaactgactcaGCTAAAAATCTCACCCACTTTTTGGTGagatacaataaaaaatatctcAAATAATGTTAACCGAGTATCAATTAAACTGATTGTTCTTTGTTGatctattaattaatatgacAGAAAATATCACATAATCAAAATAGCACTATATAAATTCATGCAAATTCCTCTTACTAATTGTAGTGAATAAAAGAAATGCTACAAACTTTACAGAATGCAGGCACTTATACACGCTTGAGTAGCGTCCAAAGCACAAATCATGTTCAAATATCATTTATAGACTGTACTCTAGCAAAGAGACCCCATGAATTCAACTATGAAACATTAACACTTCTgtggaaataaattattaaatgggCATTTACAAATCCATTTGTCAGACTATGGGAGACAACTCCTCAATATAGTTAAAACAGCAAAATCTGTTACCGGTTTAACAGTAATATAAGCACAACACAAATTAatcactataattataatggGCAAAATTTCTCCAAATTATGAGAAATTACCATAGATATAATATAGAGTAAATTTATGCATAATATCATGGGAGAAGACACATTTGTGACAGTGTTGCAGGCATGAATAggactaaaaaaacaaaagtcttGCAAAGTACTAGGCTACTAGATATGAGCTTCTTATTTTTTGTGTAAGCATTTGTTATTAAAGGACAAGAACAGAAACAATTTAGGTAGTGCTAAATTCCAGAATAATTCTGGAAAAAGatcttgtttttatataaacctGAATAAGcacaataatatacatacaaattatacaatttcacaatattatttaatagaTTGGAGTTTTCTGGTTCTAAAATTCTAACAATCAAGGTTTCTGCCAGTAAGGCTATGGAAGGTAAAATTATtcaccctaaaatcttggaaattaatggatatatgttTACAATTTTTAGACAGatgatagtaagagaactgctgtttaaaatttgtcaaagtacatgCTACGTCACTGTgcatgtttcagcgctaaacctatcattagtgacgtcaacccactgtcgttctgctagttaacgagtctaccgctgccaaatatcgcaattgtcgcaaatgaaaagaataagattgcataataaaaagaatacccaacttgtgtcttgtgatatcataatttatcagcactcgttgataaaaggaTAAAAATCCTCAGCAAGCctcagatttcatacttttatcaactcgtgctgataaattatgatatcacaagacacttgaGGAGTGTCCTCTAGGCCTCACCTCCAACTGTTCAACATTGTCATAATCAACAATCGTAAATCCTGGCATGAAGGGTCCATATCCAGTGTAACTTGAGGGTTCAGTGGAGCTGGAGATGGCTGCCAACGTACGCCCCCAGAAGTTACCAGCAGCAAACACAATTTTGGCCTTATTTTCGGGAATCTTTTTCACCTGGTATCCCCATTTCCTGGCTAGTTTGCAAGCAGTTTCACCACCTTCCACTCCTgcatagaaaattaaaaatctgttttaatTAATGACAGAAAcataagacaaaaaaacaaaaacattttgattttaaatattttctaaaactcTTCATGATAAATTACTCTatgaacattattaatacagTTTATCCATTTTAttcattgaatttttttttagagttgTTCAtgaattcaaaattttaaaatacagtttttaaaacatacagtgaaacctttctaaaccggaccctgtcaaaactggccatgtttcatggtcccaaattttctaaattattaaacattgtCTCACTAAACACCGGATCCATCTAAATCGGATAAATATTATGTCTCCGGCGTGATCCAATTtagacaggttttactgtattttttaaatatcacaaaccatccaattTTGCAGCTGTACATGAAATTTGGTACCAGAAATATTGATTTATATACCTGTGTTCATTGGCAAGACTTTGTCATATCCGAACATCTTTGTAATGTATTCTTCAAATTCCCCAAGAACATTGTTGTAAAAAGCTCGTGAGGTCAAGGTCAGGATGTCCGCCTGATCCTTCAGCGCTGCAACAATCTTTGGGTGACAGTGTCCTTGGTTCACGGCGCTGTATGCACTGAGGAAATCATAGTACCTGTTGCCTTCCACatcccacacaaacacacctacaaTCACAAACACAAATTACTTTACAACTACAGCAACAAAGATGGgtttaaatctttttttctcCCTCTTAATCCCCACCAACAACACcccctaaaaataaactataaaatttaataaatacccGGCACAAATGTTTTGGTATGGGTCAAGTGGATTTGCCCATGGGACAAGTAAACTGTTGTTACACCAGAggcctagcttgggattttcaggtggtacgcagaccTTTCCGGTGATGGAATaaaatgcatacacatac
This window contains:
- the LOC121382725 gene encoding ornithine aminotransferase, mitochondrial-like, which codes for MSGISRRVTKLATTCLCRPFQTGAVKQGNVIGPKSQAVFTREGKYGAHNYGPLPVAINKGKGVFVWDVEGNRYYDFLSAYSAVNQGHCHPKIVAALKDQADILTLTSRAFYNNVLGEFEEYITKMFGYDKVLPMNTGVEGGETACKLARKWGYQVKKIPENKAKIVFAAGNFWGRTLAAISSSTEPSSYTGYGPFMPGFTIVDYDNVEQLEKVLSDPNTCAFMVEPIQGEAGVVVPSDGYLKKVRELCSKYNVLWIVDEVQTGLARTGKRLAVDHENVRADIVILGKALSGGILPISVVLADDPVMLTMKPGEHGSTFGGNPLAAKVAVAALEVLEEENLAENSEKMGALMRQELSTLPKEVVSIVRGKGLLNAIVINPNWNAWDVCLKLRDNGLLAKPTHGDIIRFSPPLIITEEQMQECVEIIKKSILNFK